The Spirosoma foliorum genome has a window encoding:
- a CDS encoding serine hydrolase, producing the protein MKSTLLFFTLLVSNFIIHPLWAQSKKKAIDPVARYDAYVQQAVRDWHVPGLTVTVVKDGKVLLKKGYGIRELGHSESVDTQTLFAMASTTKAMTAACIGMLVDEGKLQWDDLVVNYLPDFQFYDPAVTREIRVRDLLIHNTGVGNADVLWAAMQIPSDEILHRMRLIKPTYSLRSSFIYQNIMYLAAGKVIEKVSGKPWDVFIRTRIFEPLGMRRTKALFREVARETNRAKPHMEVHDTVRAVNSPLEEGLVDAVGPAGSIWTCPDDVATWMICMLDSSRINGKALLKPATWAELFKPQTLVTDAQFYPTQQLTKPVWKTYGLGWFQHDYRGHRVNFHTGSLTGMVAIHGQLPDQKLAVYVQGNLDHAELRHALMYRAFDEFGLGLSNDWSADFLKLYGGFKQHAKAAERKADSTRVLNTKPSLPLTAYVGAYTDPLYGKIDVTIKDGRLYASINNLLTGYLDHWHFDTFRLTYDQFWNGNDLVSFNLDPKGKVAKLSGAGMELTKTPEVTEKKTGER; encoded by the coding sequence ATGAAATCTACTCTCCTCTTTTTTACGCTGCTGGTCAGCAATTTTATCATTCACCCCCTTTGGGCACAATCGAAGAAAAAAGCCATTGACCCCGTTGCGCGTTACGATGCCTATGTTCAGCAGGCGGTTCGAGACTGGCATGTACCAGGACTGACCGTCACGGTCGTGAAAGACGGGAAAGTGCTACTGAAGAAGGGCTACGGTATTCGCGAATTAGGCCATTCGGAGTCAGTAGATACGCAAACGCTCTTTGCAATGGCTTCAACAACCAAGGCCATGACGGCCGCTTGTATTGGTATGCTCGTTGATGAAGGTAAACTTCAGTGGGATGATCTGGTGGTTAATTACCTGCCGGATTTTCAATTCTATGACCCTGCCGTTACGCGCGAAATACGAGTACGCGATTTGTTGATTCATAATACGGGGGTGGGCAATGCCGATGTTCTCTGGGCAGCCATGCAAATTCCGTCCGATGAAATCCTGCATCGGATGCGGCTCATCAAACCAACCTACTCACTTCGGTCGAGCTTCATTTATCAGAATATCATGTATTTAGCGGCTGGGAAGGTCATTGAGAAAGTGAGCGGTAAGCCCTGGGATGTTTTCATTCGTACCCGCATTTTTGAACCGCTGGGTATGCGCCGGACAAAGGCACTTTTCCGGGAAGTTGCCCGTGAAACCAATCGGGCAAAACCACATATGGAGGTTCATGATACTGTTCGAGCTGTAAACAGCCCATTGGAAGAGGGATTGGTTGATGCCGTCGGTCCGGCCGGTTCCATCTGGACTTGCCCCGACGATGTAGCTACCTGGATGATTTGTATGCTCGACAGTAGCCGAATTAATGGCAAAGCCTTGTTGAAACCCGCCACCTGGGCTGAGTTATTTAAACCCCAGACGCTGGTCACGGATGCACAGTTTTATCCGACGCAGCAGCTAACCAAGCCCGTTTGGAAAACCTATGGATTAGGCTGGTTTCAGCACGATTACCGAGGGCATCGGGTGAATTTCCATACCGGAAGCCTGACTGGCATGGTCGCCATTCATGGGCAACTGCCCGACCAAAAACTGGCTGTCTATGTGCAGGGTAATCTTGATCATGCCGAGCTGCGTCATGCACTCATGTACCGCGCCTTCGATGAGTTCGGCTTAGGATTATCAAATGACTGGAGCGCTGACTTTCTGAAACTATATGGTGGCTTTAAGCAGCATGCGAAGGCTGCCGAACGGAAAGCCGACAGCACGCGTGTCCTGAATACAAAGCCTTCTTTGCCGTTAACCGCCTATGTAGGGGCATACACAGACCCACTCTATGGAAAAATAGACGTGACCATAAAGGACGGTCGACTCTATGCAAGTATAAATAACCTGTTGACTGGCTATCTGGACCATTGGCATTTCGACACCTTTCGGCTCACGTACGATCAGTTCTGGAATGGGAACGACCTGGTTAGTTTCAATCTTGACCCCAAAGGGAAAGTTGCTAAACTAAGTGGTGCCGGTATGGAGTTGACTAAAACTCCAGAAGTTACAGAGAAAAAGACTGGGGAACGGTAA
- a CDS encoding YceI family protein, with translation MATQPATATTWVIDPLHSEIQFKVKHLVISTVTGSFGKFEGQVETVGDDFADAKISFSADIDSISTGQEQRDGHLKSAEFFDAENFPKLAFTSTSFTKTGDDTYSLTGDLTIRGITKPVTLKVEHGGQMQDFYGQTKAGFEIVGTIKRTEFGLTWNGVTEAGGVVVSDDVKLVLNIQLTKQA, from the coding sequence ATGGCAACGCAACCCGCAACCGCAACAACTTGGGTTATTGACCCCCTCCATTCCGAAATTCAGTTCAAAGTAAAACACCTGGTTATTTCAACCGTAACGGGTTCGTTTGGTAAGTTTGAAGGTCAGGTTGAAACAGTAGGTGATGATTTTGCTGATGCAAAAATTTCATTCTCGGCTGATATCGACAGTATTAGCACAGGTCAGGAACAACGCGATGGCCACCTGAAGTCAGCTGAGTTTTTCGATGCTGAAAATTTTCCCAAACTGGCATTCACATCAACCAGCTTCACCAAAACCGGTGATGACACCTATAGCCTAACTGGCGATCTAACCATTCGTGGCATTACGAAGCCAGTGACGCTGAAGGTTGAACATGGCGGCCAGATGCAGGATTTTTATGGCCAGACCAAAGCTGGTTTCGAGATCGTTGGTACAATTAAGCGCACAGAGTTTGGCTTGACCTGGAATGGTGTAACCGAAGCTGGTGGCGTAGTCGTGAGCGACGATGTTAAACTCGTTTTGAACATCCAGTTGACGAAACAAGCTTAA
- a CDS encoding N-acyl-D-amino-acid deacylase family protein has translation MRFIPLLILFVTCLGHLSAQSIKPATGQFDILIRNGLIYDGSGQPPQQGDVGIRGDRVVAIGKLPKAKATTIIDAQGKAVAPGFINVLSHTGLEFLRDGHSMSDTKQGITTEVFGEDSWGPISTDEQRQQVNGYLKPYKLTCDWTTLAEFLTKLQKKGITSNIASYLGAAQVRQVVLGEADVKPTPAQLNQMRAIVRKAMEEGALGITTALIYPPNSFADTDELVALCQEAGRYGGRYIAHIRSEGDRLEEGVNELITIGKRANIPVELYHFKASGQRNWPRMESMITLINNARKQGQNVTANMYTYTAGATGLTSCLPPYLFNGGFMAGWKRLQDPATRQKLKAEVQQKGNDWENMFQLAGSTDNILLTAFEVDSLKKYNGKTLGQIATIWHKDPVETVMDLIVADKSRVETTYFLMSEENVKKGISQPWVSFGSDAASISQDRKDNGIVHPRTFGNFARLLGKYVRDEQVMSLEEAIRRLTSLPATNHKLPNRGLLRPGYFADVVIFDPVTIADKATFADPFQYAVGVQHVVINGKLVLKDGEHTNVFPGRAIWGPGRKKEKLPNQH, from the coding sequence ATGCGATTTATACCTCTCCTCATTCTCTTCGTGACCTGCCTGGGTCACTTGTCTGCTCAGTCGATAAAACCAGCAACCGGCCAGTTCGATATTTTGATCCGAAATGGACTAATCTATGATGGATCGGGTCAGCCCCCTCAACAAGGTGATGTAGGTATACGGGGCGATCGGGTTGTTGCAATTGGGAAACTACCGAAAGCAAAGGCCACCACAATCATAGATGCCCAGGGAAAGGCGGTAGCGCCCGGATTTATCAATGTGCTGTCGCACACGGGACTTGAATTCTTACGGGATGGCCATTCCATGAGCGATACCAAACAGGGAATCACAACGGAAGTGTTTGGCGAAGATTCCTGGGGGCCAATCAGTACTGATGAGCAACGGCAACAGGTCAACGGCTATTTAAAGCCGTACAAGCTGACTTGCGACTGGACAACACTAGCTGAGTTTTTGACTAAGCTCCAGAAGAAAGGAATTACCTCTAACATAGCTTCCTACCTTGGTGCTGCTCAGGTTCGTCAGGTGGTGCTGGGCGAGGCCGATGTAAAACCAACGCCTGCGCAACTAAACCAAATGCGGGCAATTGTTCGCAAAGCGATGGAAGAAGGGGCTTTAGGGATAACAACAGCACTTATTTATCCACCTAACTCTTTTGCTGATACCGACGAGCTTGTGGCGCTGTGTCAGGAAGCAGGACGTTACGGAGGGCGATATATTGCTCATATTCGAAGCGAAGGAGACCGACTTGAAGAAGGTGTTAATGAATTGATTACCATTGGTAAACGAGCCAACATACCTGTAGAACTCTATCATTTTAAAGCATCGGGACAACGCAACTGGCCCAGAATGGAATCGATGATTACGTTGATTAATAACGCCCGAAAGCAGGGGCAGAATGTGACTGCCAATATGTACACTTATACGGCAGGCGCAACGGGTCTTACTTCCTGTCTGCCGCCCTATCTATTCAATGGCGGATTCATGGCGGGCTGGAAGCGACTGCAAGACCCTGCTACCCGCCAGAAATTAAAGGCCGAAGTACAGCAGAAAGGCAACGATTGGGAGAATATGTTTCAGCTAGCTGGTTCTACCGACAACATCCTGCTAACGGCCTTTGAGGTTGATTCGCTAAAAAAATACAATGGAAAAACGCTTGGCCAGATAGCCACGATCTGGCATAAAGATCCTGTTGAAACGGTCATGGATTTAATTGTTGCCGATAAGAGTCGGGTTGAGACGACCTATTTTCTGATGTCGGAAGAAAACGTAAAAAAAGGCATCAGTCAGCCCTGGGTTTCCTTCGGTTCTGATGCCGCGTCCATTTCGCAGGATCGTAAGGACAATGGAATCGTTCATCCCCGAACGTTCGGGAATTTTGCCCGGTTACTTGGCAAATACGTGCGAGATGAGCAGGTTATGTCGCTGGAAGAAGCCATTCGTCGGTTAACCAGTTTACCCGCAACCAATCATAAACTACCGAATCGGGGATTATTACGACCAGGTTATTTTGCCGATGTTGTCATTTTTGATCCGGTAACTATTGCCGATAAAGCAACCTTTGCCGATCCATTTCAATATGCTGTTGGCGTACAACATGTGGTGATTAATGGCAAGCTCGTCCTGAAAGATGGCGAGCACACCAACGTTTTTCCAGGCCGGGCTATCTGGGGGCCGGGGCGAAAGAAAGAAAAACTACCGAACCAGCATTAA
- a CDS encoding gliding motility-associated C-terminal domain-containing protein, with product MRLFTFQLFAWLWVLTSPITALATHQVGGQIEMVAIGDVPGHYRIIVTNYLEDGTQGISRQSSTGTLGIFRISDNARMLTFTVQQTGLKAAVTYSNTYCASQRNLKFVVWTYQATIQLAPGTYNDTQGYYISYQTRNRNAGINNISNPDQTGFTFYLEFPALLQNGQAFANSSPHFGAINGEYVCIGDNFKFPFGGTDPDGDELKYSMVTPLNQKTTGQNTVSAGPYPDITWLPGYGPNNAIPGNPSLSVDPQTGELSVTTTQLGLFVFAVKVEEYRNGIKIGEVRRDFQLLVVDCPPQTTPDPAVQILNLPNIMSKTICQGDSAILKAAVDTTWNYQWRLDGINISGATNPTLTVRQSGEYSLVVSQKATCSKVGNSEVLTITVIGNDAKLSVAGHLCATTGSVSLYATSNVNVTYQWYRDGQLLSGLPSIDSMQTSQPGKYWAVLRERTLGCKANTDTAAISRSAAVTAVITSASGFNRICPSDSLQLNASGGISYSWQMNGTKVGTTSSSYLASQAASYVVVATDIFGCEGTSSPVSVTQLAAVVVTFDSIPGVCGPNVPAYPLIGSPPGGTFVGAGVTDSTFSPKLAGVGNHPITYTVKAAPECAGTVATRIAVVAPIPTIQLANSMTTYKGNTFTMNPVYSGNPVQYQWASATFLDSAGKANPLVMDIQNDITYTIDVKNSTGCEAKDTISITVYERLFVPDAFSPNGDGVNDTWELFGIEAFPEAIVTIFNRWGEVIYSSGKGYSNPFDGTLNGTSLPSGVYAFTLYTVPQKPVIRGSLMLVR from the coding sequence ATGCGTCTTTTTACTTTTCAGCTTTTTGCATGGCTTTGGGTACTGACTTCTCCTATCACAGCATTGGCAACACACCAGGTTGGCGGCCAGATAGAAATGGTTGCAATTGGGGATGTGCCGGGACATTATCGGATAATTGTGACCAATTATCTAGAAGATGGTACGCAGGGGATTAGTCGGCAGTCAAGCACAGGAACACTAGGTATTTTTCGCATTAGCGATAATGCCCGGATGCTGACTTTTACCGTCCAGCAAACAGGTTTAAAAGCCGCCGTTACTTACTCGAATACGTATTGTGCGTCTCAGCGAAATTTAAAGTTTGTTGTCTGGACGTATCAAGCAACTATTCAACTAGCTCCAGGTACCTATAACGATACGCAAGGCTATTATATCTCCTACCAGACTCGTAATCGGAACGCAGGTATTAACAACATTAGTAACCCCGACCAGACAGGGTTTACCTTTTATCTTGAATTTCCTGCGCTCTTACAAAATGGGCAGGCTTTTGCCAATTCATCCCCTCACTTTGGTGCCATCAATGGCGAATATGTTTGCATTGGCGATAACTTCAAATTTCCCTTTGGCGGTACCGATCCCGATGGTGATGAACTCAAGTATTCGATGGTAACGCCCCTTAATCAAAAAACAACCGGCCAGAATACTGTATCGGCAGGCCCTTACCCTGATATAACCTGGCTGCCGGGATATGGGCCGAACAATGCTATTCCGGGAAATCCCAGCCTGAGTGTCGATCCTCAGACGGGCGAGTTATCTGTTACCACCACTCAGTTAGGTTTATTTGTTTTCGCCGTGAAGGTCGAAGAATATCGAAACGGTATTAAGATTGGCGAAGTACGGCGTGATTTCCAGTTGTTAGTTGTCGATTGCCCTCCCCAAACCACCCCCGACCCTGCCGTCCAGATTTTGAACCTCCCCAACATAATGAGTAAAACCATTTGTCAGGGCGATTCAGCCATTCTCAAAGCAGCCGTCGATACTACCTGGAATTATCAATGGCGTCTCGATGGCATTAACATCTCAGGAGCAACAAACCCAACGTTAACAGTACGGCAGTCGGGTGAATATTCTCTGGTTGTTTCGCAGAAAGCAACCTGTAGTAAAGTGGGAAATTCAGAAGTGCTAACCATTACGGTCATCGGAAATGATGCCAAACTATCGGTAGCCGGACATCTATGCGCCACAACAGGAAGCGTATCTCTCTATGCCACCAGCAATGTTAACGTAACCTACCAGTGGTATCGTGACGGGCAACTACTTTCTGGCCTCCCATCAATTGACTCCATGCAAACAAGCCAGCCAGGAAAATATTGGGCTGTTTTAAGAGAAAGAACACTGGGTTGCAAGGCGAATACCGATACGGCAGCAATTTCCCGTTCGGCGGCTGTTACAGCGGTTATTACGTCAGCCTCCGGTTTTAATCGCATTTGCCCAAGTGATTCGTTACAACTAAATGCTAGTGGTGGCATTAGCTATAGCTGGCAAATGAACGGCACTAAAGTTGGCACTACTAGCTCGTCTTACTTGGCCAGCCAGGCGGCAAGCTATGTGGTTGTAGCGACCGATATCTTTGGTTGTGAAGGTACATCATCACCCGTTTCTGTCACTCAACTCGCAGCTGTAGTTGTCACATTTGATTCAATTCCAGGCGTTTGTGGTCCAAACGTACCTGCGTATCCACTGATTGGCTCCCCGCCAGGAGGTACATTTGTTGGTGCCGGTGTAACAGATAGTACATTTAGTCCAAAGTTGGCGGGAGTAGGTAATCATCCAATAACCTATACCGTTAAAGCTGCCCCAGAATGTGCCGGAACAGTAGCTACGCGAATCGCTGTCGTGGCACCCATTCCCACGATTCAACTGGCCAATTCTATGACGACCTATAAAGGCAATACGTTCACGATGAACCCGGTTTATTCTGGAAATCCGGTTCAGTATCAATGGGCTTCTGCTACATTTTTAGATAGTGCGGGTAAAGCAAATCCATTGGTGATGGATATACAGAATGATATAACGTATACCATCGATGTAAAAAACAGTACAGGTTGTGAAGCCAAAGACACTATTAGCATTACAGTATACGAACGTCTGTTTGTACCGGACGCCTTCAGTCCGAACGGCGACGGAGTCAACGACACCTGGGAATTGTTCGGAATCGAAGCCTTCCCCGAGGCCATTGTAACCATCTTTAACCGCTGGGGCGAAGTAATTTACTCCTCTGGGAAGGGCTATAGCAATCCCTTCGACGGAACATTGAATGGAACCTCGTTACCCAGTGGTGTGTATGCGTTTACGCTGTATACCGTACCTCAGAAACCCGTGATTCGAGGCAGTTTAATGCTGGTTCGGTAG